From Pandoraea vervacti, the proteins below share one genomic window:
- a CDS encoding Maf family nucleotide pyrophosphatase has protein sequence MTAQPLPPLILASGSRYRRELLERLRLPFSVDVPDIDETPLSGETPHETSLRLARQKARAVATRHPGALIIGSDQVATFEGRQIGKPGNFDNAMAQLRDMRGKVVEFHSALCLHDARTDAAQATDVVTRVKFRDLHDDVLAAYLHAETPYDCAGSAKSEGLGIMLLETIESDDPTALIGLPLIALTTMLTHAGIALPGPGASGDKGATA, from the coding sequence ATGACCGCACAGCCCCTGCCACCGCTGATCCTGGCCTCCGGATCGCGCTATCGCCGTGAACTGCTCGAGCGTCTGCGCCTGCCGTTTTCGGTCGACGTCCCGGACATCGACGAAACACCCCTGAGCGGCGAAACGCCGCACGAAACCTCGCTACGGCTCGCCCGCCAGAAAGCCCGGGCGGTCGCCACTCGCCACCCCGGAGCCCTCATCATCGGTTCCGATCAGGTCGCGACCTTCGAAGGGCGCCAGATCGGCAAACCCGGTAACTTCGACAACGCCATGGCGCAACTGCGCGACATGCGCGGCAAGGTCGTCGAATTCCACTCCGCCCTGTGCCTGCATGACGCCCGCACCGACGCGGCCCAGGCCACAGACGTCGTAACGCGAGTGAAGTTCCGCGACCTGCACGACGATGTGCTGGCCGCATACCTTCACGCCGAAACGCCCTACGACTGCGCCGGCAGCGCCAAATCGGAAGGGCTCGGGATCATGCTGCTCGAAACCATCGAAAGTGACGATCCCACGGCACTCATCGGCTTGCCACTGATCGCCCTGACCACCATGCTCACGCACGCGGGCATTGCGCTGCCGGGCCCTGGCGCGAGCGGCGACAAAGGAGCGACGGCATGA
- a CDS encoding SAM-dependent methyltransferase, translated as MSGTLYLIPNTLGTNTRGGLPAVLPEEVRAVTAGLTYFVGEQAKSTRAFLKLIGVNTPIQEIEIRELNVNTPAAAIDELLAPMLAGADGGLVSEAGCPAVADPGALLVRRAHEKGVRVVPFVGPSSILLALMASGLNGQSFAFHGYLPTDAAERAKRLRELEQRSRKEKQTQIFIETPYRNKAMLDALLQSCDASTLLCVAVDVTQDGEQIVTHRIKGWPHASVDLHKRPAIFLFLGQ; from the coding sequence ATGAGCGGCACCCTATATCTCATCCCTAATACGCTGGGGACGAACACCCGTGGCGGCTTGCCGGCGGTGTTGCCGGAAGAGGTCCGCGCGGTGACCGCAGGCTTGACGTATTTCGTGGGGGAGCAAGCGAAGAGCACCCGGGCCTTCCTCAAGCTGATCGGGGTCAACACGCCCATCCAGGAAATCGAGATCCGGGAGCTGAACGTCAATACGCCCGCAGCGGCGATCGATGAACTGCTCGCCCCGATGCTTGCCGGTGCGGATGGCGGCCTCGTCTCCGAAGCGGGATGCCCGGCCGTCGCGGATCCTGGCGCATTGCTGGTACGACGCGCTCACGAAAAAGGCGTGCGCGTGGTGCCGTTTGTTGGCCCCAGTTCGATTCTGCTCGCGCTCATGGCGAGCGGCCTGAACGGGCAAAGCTTCGCCTTTCACGGCTATCTGCCGACCGATGCGGCCGAGCGCGCAAAGCGGTTGCGCGAGCTCGAACAACGTTCGCGCAAGGAAAAGCAGACGCAGATCTTCATCGAGACTCCCTACCGCAACAAGGCGATGCTCGACGCGTTGTTGCAAAGTTGCGACGCTTCCACGCTGTTGTGCGTCGCCGTCGATGTCACGCAGGACGGCGAGCAAATCGTGACACACCGGATCAAGGGATGGCCCCACGCCAGCGTCGATCTCCACAAGCGGCCCGCGATTTTTCTGTTTTTGGGTCAATAA
- a CDS encoding S49 family peptidase, producing MADSLPPDSPRTEPGFPPPGARTPSGAVRDPHEVKPWEREMLEKVLMAGIREQRAARRWKIFFRLLILAIIAFAVWSIFDFDSGSTTSAGVGSGKHTALVTLNGEISADGQASAQKINSALESAFEDKSAAGVILRINSPGGSPVQAGMIYDDIARLRAKYPKKPLYVVVEEMCASGGYYVAAAADKIYVDKASIVGSIGVLMDGFGFTGLMDKVGVERRLLTAGRNKGFLDPFSPQTEQQKAYALDMLEQVHQQFIVAVKKGRGNRLKDDPDLFSGLFWTGQRSVELGLADGLGTVDSVARDVLKAPDLVDYTVKENLPERMARRFGAAVGAAAMKTMLMGSALTMK from the coding sequence ATGGCCGATTCCTTGCCGCCCGATTCGCCTCGCACCGAACCCGGCTTCCCGCCGCCGGGCGCCCGGACCCCATCCGGCGCCGTGCGCGATCCGCATGAGGTCAAGCCGTGGGAGCGCGAGATGCTGGAAAAGGTGCTGATGGCGGGCATTCGCGAACAACGGGCCGCGCGCCGCTGGAAGATTTTCTTCCGCCTGCTGATTCTGGCGATCATTGCCTTCGCCGTCTGGTCGATTTTCGATTTCGATAGCGGCAGCACGACGTCCGCCGGCGTCGGTTCGGGCAAGCACACGGCGCTCGTGACCCTGAACGGAGAGATCTCTGCAGACGGACAGGCGAGCGCGCAGAAAATCAATTCGGCGCTTGAGTCGGCGTTCGAGGACAAGTCGGCGGCGGGCGTGATCCTGCGAATCAACAGTCCTGGCGGCAGTCCGGTGCAGGCCGGCATGATTTACGACGACATCGCGCGGTTGCGCGCGAAATATCCGAAGAAGCCGCTCTATGTCGTCGTCGAGGAAATGTGCGCCTCCGGTGGCTATTACGTGGCGGCGGCCGCAGACAAGATCTACGTCGACAAAGCCAGCATTGTGGGGTCCATCGGCGTGTTGATGGACGGCTTCGGCTTCACGGGGCTCATGGACAAGGTCGGCGTCGAGCGCCGTTTGCTGACGGCAGGCCGTAACAAGGGCTTCCTGGATCCGTTTTCCCCGCAGACCGAACAGCAGAAGGCTTACGCACTCGATATGCTGGAGCAGGTGCATCAGCAGTTCATCGTGGCCGTCAAGAAAGGTCGTGGCAACCGGCTGAAGGACGATCCGGATCTGTTCAGCGGTCTGTTCTGGACGGGGCAGCGTTCCGTCGAACTGGGGTTGGCCGACGGGCTGGGGACGGTCGATTCCGTGGCCCGCGATGTACTCAAGGCCCCCGATCTGGTGGACTATACCGTCAAGGAAAATCTGCCCGAGCGCATGGCGCGGCGCTTCGGCGCGGCTGTCGGCGCCGCGGCGATGAAGACCATGCTGATGGGATCGGCGCTGACAATGAAGTAA
- a CDS encoding Rieske (2Fe-2S) protein — protein sequence MAAGARVTDTAAPLPICAGDALEDGGRGVRFEVLVSGRPTPAFVIRYDGQVYGYLNQCAHVPMELDWSEGQFFETGGLYLICATHGATYEPDTGLCVGGPCRGGALQPVRVEEVPSADCRTTVVWWPDAYIAAPGSSAP from the coding sequence ATGGCTGCTGGAGCGCGTGTGACCGACACTGCCGCGCCGCTGCCCATCTGTGCGGGCGACGCCCTTGAAGACGGCGGGCGCGGCGTGCGCTTCGAGGTGCTCGTGAGCGGGCGTCCAACGCCAGCGTTCGTGATTCGCTACGACGGACAGGTCTATGGCTATCTGAATCAATGCGCGCACGTACCGATGGAGTTGGACTGGTCGGAGGGGCAGTTCTTCGAGACGGGCGGCTTATACTTGATATGCGCCACACATGGCGCGACCTACGAGCCGGATACGGGCTTGTGCGTCGGCGGTCCCTGTCGTGGCGGTGCCTTGCAGCCGGTGCGAGTTGAGGAGGTGCCGTCGGCCGATTGCCGGACGACCGTCGTCTGGTGGCCCGACGCCTATATCGCCGCGCCGGGGTCTTCCGCGCCCTGA
- a CDS encoding HAD family hydrolase gives MPSPEFDLVVFDWDGTLMDSTPTITRCIQAACRDLGLPVPTDELASHVIGLGLRDALQMAVPSLDPAHYPRLSERYRFHYLVGDKETVLFAGVRELLEELRSRGRFLAVATGKSRVGLNRALESAGLMRMFDATRCADETFSKPHPAMLQELTRELGQDLRRTVMIGDTTHDLQMARSAGAAGVGVAYGGAHPRDQLVALEPAYCAASVAELREWLLERV, from the coding sequence ATGCCAAGCCCTGAATTTGACCTGGTCGTATTCGACTGGGACGGGACGTTGATGGACTCGACGCCCACGATTACCCGCTGCATCCAGGCGGCTTGCCGTGATCTCGGTCTGCCGGTCCCGACGGACGAGCTCGCAAGCCACGTGATCGGCCTCGGGCTGCGCGACGCCCTGCAAATGGCTGTCCCGTCGCTCGATCCGGCGCATTATCCGCGCTTGTCGGAACGTTATCGCTTTCACTATCTGGTCGGCGACAAGGAGACGGTCCTCTTCGCCGGTGTGCGCGAATTGCTCGAAGAACTGCGCTCGCGCGGCCGTTTCCTCGCCGTGGCGACAGGCAAGTCGCGTGTCGGTCTGAACCGGGCGCTCGAATCGGCTGGCCTGATGCGGATGTTCGACGCCACCCGTTGCGCGGATGAGACATTTTCGAAGCCGCACCCGGCCATGCTCCAGGAACTGACGCGTGAACTCGGTCAGGACCTGCGCCGAACCGTCATGATCGGCGACACTACGCACGACTTGCAGATGGCGCGTAGCGCCGGTGCGGCCGGCGTGGGCGTGGCATACGGCGGCGCGCATCCTCGCGACCAGTTGGTGGCCCTGGAACCCGCCTATTGCGCCGCAAGCGTGGCCGAACTGCGCGAATGGCTGCTGGAGCGCGTGTGA
- a CDS encoding RluA family pseudouridine synthase, producing the protein MNELGKSRQKMVAPASAPQVKLVEVDDGSAGQRIDNFLLRECKGVPKSHVYRILRSGEVRVNKGRVDAAYRLVLGDIVRIPPVRMATPDPDAKAHVPAASFPVLFEDDYLMAIDKPAGVAVHGGSGVSFGVIEQLRRSLPHLKFLELVHRLDRETSGILLLAKKRAALVGMHEQIRHNRMDKRYLACVTGEWRDRQRSVKAPLYKYVTAEGERRVRVQEDGQASHTVFRMVESHPPYTLLEAELKTGRTHQIRVHLAHCGTPIVGDDKYGDFTLNKHLARPGSRPGIKRMFLHAYRLKFTHPVLDTPIALEAALPPECEQFLNQLRTSTADAKP; encoded by the coding sequence ATGAATGAGTTAGGCAAAAGTCGGCAGAAAATGGTTGCGCCGGCGTCCGCACCGCAGGTCAAGCTGGTCGAAGTCGACGATGGCTCGGCGGGCCAGCGTATCGATAATTTTCTCCTGCGCGAATGCAAAGGTGTGCCGAAAAGCCACGTATACCGCATCCTGCGTAGCGGCGAAGTCCGCGTCAACAAAGGGAGAGTAGACGCAGCCTATCGACTTGTCCTTGGCGATATCGTGCGGATTCCGCCGGTTCGCATGGCGACGCCCGATCCCGACGCAAAGGCCCACGTTCCGGCCGCCAGTTTCCCTGTCCTGTTCGAGGACGATTACCTCATGGCTATCGACAAACCCGCCGGTGTCGCCGTGCACGGGGGGAGTGGGGTGTCATTCGGCGTGATCGAACAGTTGCGACGGTCGCTGCCGCATCTGAAGTTTCTGGAGCTGGTGCACCGGCTGGATCGCGAAACGTCCGGCATCCTGCTGCTTGCGAAAAAGCGTGCGGCATTGGTTGGAATGCACGAGCAGATCCGCCATAACCGCATGGACAAGCGGTATCTGGCCTGTGTGACGGGGGAGTGGCGTGATCGTCAGCGCTCGGTCAAAGCGCCGCTATATAAATATGTCACGGCGGAAGGCGAGCGTCGCGTTCGTGTGCAGGAGGACGGACAAGCTTCCCACACCGTATTTCGCATGGTGGAATCTCACCCGCCTTATACGTTGCTCGAAGCGGAACTCAAAACGGGGCGAACCCATCAGATCCGCGTGCATCTGGCGCATTGCGGCACGCCCATCGTCGGCGACGACAAATATGGCGACTTTACGCTGAACAAGCACCTGGCGCGTCCGGGCAGCCGTCCCGGCATCAAACGCATGTTCCTGCACGCCTACCGGTTGAAGTTCACACACCCGGTACTGGATACGCCGATTGCGCTGGAAGCCGCGTTACCGCCAGAATGTGAGCAATTCCTGAATCAACTTCGAACTTCCACCGCCGATGCCAAGCCCTGA
- a CDS encoding Rne/Rng family ribonuclease, with amino-acid sequence MKRMLFNATQQEELRVAIVDGQKLIDIDIETAGREQRKGNIYKGVITRIEPSLEACFVNYGEGRHGFLPFKEVARAYFREGADVRNARIQDALSEGQELIVQVEKEERGNKGAALTTFISLAGRYLVLMPNNPRGGGVSRRIEGEDRQELRETMGQLELPEGMSIIARTAGIGRSAEELQWDLNYLLQLWHAIEGAAHNIELPRDSALIYLESSLVIRAIRDYFQPDIGEILIDTEEISEQARNFMQVVMPDHLNRVKQYRDDVPLFSRFQIEHQIETAYSRQVPLPSGGAIVIDHTEALVSIDVNSARATKGADIEETALRTNLEAADEVARQLRLRDLGGLIVIDFIDMESAKSQREVEQRVKDALKHDRARVQMGKISRFGLMELSRQRLRPSLSEGTHVTCPRCNGTGHIRDAESSALQVLRIIQEEAMKEHTAAIHCQVPVEVSAFLLNEKRQEINKIEARFKVGVLLIPNKHLETPHYKLERLRFDDPRLDAPKASYALAEEAARSLEEDPAGYSKKKEDARPRQEAAVKGITPEQPAPAAQPRPEPVAATAPAAAAPASGGGIFGFIKRLFGIGAAAPAPVKAEEPVKPTARPPRERHDRPHQQNRNRRGNARDDSKSGKDNAGQPAREGRGARPERAERAERGERNERNERGDRNDRNERNERGDRNDRQEGRDKRERDDAQRQPSQDVRAEEGREPRERGSRRERGERRERRQTEGADAQQAAPQRAAAAPLNAEQEVLDQDLLATQAAQVEGAPQVTGEEGEQAGEERRRSRRRGRRGGRREREAGEQQVNADGEHADIEASEADESTHAPVLSNASAQNVATEVPVHAAAPAIPAPAAVAPAVQAVQAEPAPAPVRAEPVEPFAAPVATVTESAPAATPEVPSHVVSEPVAQAPATAPAPIAPVNVAPLAAADVTSTPVVPPVHAPLPVATQAPAQQTVPADALTEIAATAATASAPTPAEQAPQVAEVVQPPVAVEAAAPEQTAPAAPVQTATAVPVAPEAAAAATEVVTQKVAPVVVTPTLERSSLESTLASVGLVWVHTDADKHRAAKEAAAQVVPAPRVQRERRPSTPLNSGPMEQVETRSTNHVA; translated from the coding sequence ATGAAACGCATGTTGTTCAATGCCACGCAGCAGGAAGAACTGCGCGTGGCAATCGTCGATGGACAGAAACTCATCGACATCGATATCGAGACGGCCGGACGCGAACAGCGTAAAGGCAATATCTACAAGGGTGTCATCACCCGTATCGAACCCTCTCTCGAAGCCTGCTTCGTCAATTACGGCGAAGGTCGCCACGGGTTCCTGCCGTTCAAGGAAGTCGCCCGTGCGTACTTCCGCGAAGGTGCCGATGTGCGCAATGCGCGCATTCAGGACGCCCTCTCCGAAGGCCAGGAACTCATCGTTCAGGTAGAAAAGGAAGAACGCGGCAACAAGGGCGCAGCCCTCACGACGTTCATTTCGCTGGCAGGCCGCTACCTGGTGCTGATGCCGAACAACCCGCGCGGCGGCGGTGTCTCGCGTCGCATCGAAGGCGAAGACCGTCAGGAACTGCGCGAGACGATGGGTCAGCTCGAACTGCCGGAAGGCATGAGCATCATTGCCCGCACTGCCGGTATCGGTCGCTCGGCCGAAGAACTCCAGTGGGACCTGAACTACCTGCTGCAACTCTGGCACGCCATCGAAGGCGCTGCCCACAACATCGAACTGCCGCGCGACTCGGCCCTGATCTATCTCGAGTCGAGCCTCGTCATTCGCGCGATCCGCGATTACTTCCAGCCGGATATCGGTGAAATCCTCATCGATACGGAAGAAATTTCCGAACAAGCCCGCAACTTCATGCAGGTGGTCATGCCCGATCACCTCAACCGCGTGAAGCAGTATCGTGACGACGTGCCGCTGTTCTCCCGTTTCCAGATCGAACACCAGATCGAGACGGCTTACTCGCGCCAGGTGCCGCTGCCTTCGGGCGGCGCGATCGTGATCGATCACACCGAAGCGCTCGTCTCGATCGACGTGAACTCGGCACGTGCCACCAAGGGCGCCGACATCGAAGAAACCGCGCTGCGCACCAACCTGGAAGCGGCAGATGAAGTCGCACGCCAGTTGCGTCTGCGCGACCTCGGCGGCCTGATCGTGATCGACTTCATCGACATGGAGTCGGCCAAGAGCCAGCGTGAAGTCGAACAACGTGTCAAGGATGCGCTCAAGCACGACCGGGCCCGCGTCCAGATGGGCAAGATTTCGCGCTTCGGCCTGATGGAACTGTCACGTCAGCGCCTGCGCCCGTCGCTGTCCGAAGGCACGCACGTGACCTGCCCGCGCTGCAACGGCACCGGCCATATCCGCGATGCCGAGTCGTCGGCGCTGCAAGTCCTGCGCATCATTCAGGAAGAGGCGATGAAGGAGCACACGGCAGCGATCCACTGCCAGGTGCCGGTCGAAGTCTCCGCGTTCCTGCTCAACGAAAAGCGTCAGGAAATCAACAAGATCGAAGCACGCTTCAAGGTTGGCGTGCTGCTGATCCCGAACAAGCATCTCGAAACGCCGCACTACAAGCTCGAGCGCTTGCGCTTCGACGATCCGCGTCTGGATGCTCCGAAAGCCAGCTACGCGCTTGCCGAGGAAGCGGCGCGTTCGCTGGAAGAAGATCCGGCGGGCTACAGCAAGAAGAAGGAAGATGCGCGTCCGCGTCAGGAAGCTGCCGTCAAGGGCATCACGCCCGAGCAGCCGGCGCCGGCGGCTCAACCGCGTCCGGAACCGGTCGCAGCGACGGCGCCGGCCGCTGCCGCACCGGCAAGCGGCGGCGGTATCTTCGGCTTCATCAAGCGCCTGTTCGGTATCGGTGCTGCCGCACCGGCACCGGTCAAGGCAGAAGAGCCGGTCAAACCGACGGCACGCCCGCCGCGTGAGCGTCACGACCGTCCGCATCAGCAAAACCGCAATCGTCGCGGCAATGCGCGCGACGACAGCAAGTCGGGCAAGGACAACGCAGGGCAACCGGCACGCGAAGGCCGTGGCGCCCGTCCGGAACGCGCCGAACGTGCGGAGCGTGGCGAGCGCAATGAACGTAACGAGCGCGGTGATCGCAACGACCGTAATGAGCGTAATGAGCGCGGCGACCGCAACGACCGTCAGGAAGGCCGCGACAAGCGCGAGCGAGATGACGCCCAGCGTCAGCCGTCGCAGGACGTGCGTGCCGAGGAAGGCCGTGAGCCGCGCGAACGCGGCAGCCGTCGTGAACGTGGCGAGCGTCGTGAGCGCCGCCAGACGGAAGGTGCCGACGCTCAGCAAGCCGCACCGCAACGCGCCGCGGCAGCGCCTTTGAACGCTGAGCAGGAAGTGCTCGATCAGGACCTTCTGGCCACTCAGGCCGCGCAGGTCGAAGGCGCTCCACAGGTGACCGGCGAGGAAGGTGAGCAGGCGGGCGAAGAGCGCCGTCGCAGCCGCCGTCGCGGCCGTCGTGGTGGGCGTCGCGAGCGCGAGGCCGGCGAGCAGCAAGTGAACGCCGATGGCGAACACGCTGACATCGAAGCGTCGGAAGCCGACGAAAGCACGCACGCTCCGGTGCTCTCGAACGCGTCTGCACAGAACGTTGCAACTGAGGTACCGGTGCACGCCGCTGCCCCGGCCATTCCGGCACCCGCAGCCGTTGCGCCGGCGGTTCAGGCAGTCCAGGCCGAACCGGCCCCGGCACCGGTTCGTGCCGAGCCGGTGGAGCCCTTCGCGGCCCCCGTCGCCACGGTCACGGAATCTGCACCGGCCGCAACGCCGGAAGTGCCGTCGCACGTGGTCTCTGAGCCGGTCGCACAGGCGCCCGCAACGGCACCTGCGCCGATCGCGCCGGTCAACGTTGCGCCGCTGGCCGCGGCAGACGTGACGAGCACGCCGGTCGTACCGCCGGTCCATGCGCCACTGCCGGTTGCCACTCAGGCGCCCGCTCAGCAGACGGTGCCGGCCGACGCCCTGACGGAAATTGCCGCCACGGCAGCGACGGCCAGCGCCCCGACGCCGGCCGAGCAAGCACCGCAGGTTGCCGAAGTTGTCCAGCCGCCGGTTGCCGTCGAGGCAGCCGCGCCGGAGCAAACCGCCCCGGCGGCACCGGTGCAAACTGCAACGGCAGTACCGGTCGCCCCGGAAGCCGCAGCGGCCGCGACGGAAGTCGTGACGCAAAAGGTTGCCCCGGTGGTCGTTACGCCGACGCTCGAACGCAGCTCGCTCGAATCGACGCTGGCAAGTGTGGGGCTGGTCTGGGTCCACACGGATGCCGACAAGCACCGCGCCGCCAAGGAAGCCGCCGCCCAGGTCGTCCCGGCACCGCGCGTGCAACGCGAGCGTCGCCCGTCGACACCGCTCAACAGCGGTCCGATGGAGCAAGTGGAAACGCGCTCGACGAATCACGTCGCCTGA
- the moaA gene encoding GTP 3',8-cyclase MoaA produces MTETIIRLTDLRSDARYATHAPQIPAQVRAATGHLEDALVRPLHDLRISVTDRCNFRCVYCMPKDVFDKDYAFLPQSSLLSFEEIERTARLFVEHGVEKLRLTGGEPLLRKHIERLIEMLARLRTPSGKPIDITLTTNGSLLARRAQSLKDAGLTRVTVSLDSLDDTIFRRMNDVDFPVTKVLEGIAEAQRVGLGPVKVNMVVKRGTNDTDIVPMARHFHGSGVVLRFIEYMDVGTSNGWRMDEVLPSADVIARVGNALPVEPLEPNYPGETAQRWRYRDGGGEVGVISSVTRAFCGTCSRARLSTEGKLYLCLFASSGYDLRTLLRNGASDAQISTVIGDIWHGRTDRYSALRTAATGLPENAPPKVEMSYIGG; encoded by the coding sequence ATGACTGAAACGATCATCAGACTCACCGATCTGCGTAGCGACGCGCGATATGCGACGCATGCCCCGCAGATTCCCGCACAAGTGCGCGCAGCGACCGGCCATCTCGAAGATGCGCTGGTGCGGCCCTTGCACGACCTGCGGATTTCGGTGACCGATCGTTGCAACTTTCGCTGCGTCTATTGCATGCCGAAGGACGTCTTCGACAAGGATTACGCCTTCCTCCCGCAATCCTCCCTGCTGTCTTTCGAAGAAATCGAGCGTACTGCACGCCTGTTCGTCGAACATGGTGTGGAGAAGCTGCGCCTGACGGGCGGTGAGCCGTTGCTGCGCAAGCACATCGAACGCCTGATCGAGATGCTGGCGCGACTGCGTACGCCGTCCGGCAAGCCGATCGACATCACGCTGACGACAAACGGTTCGCTTTTGGCGCGCCGGGCGCAATCGCTCAAGGATGCGGGCCTGACCCGCGTTACGGTCAGCCTCGATAGCCTCGACGATACGATTTTCCGGCGGATGAACGACGTCGACTTCCCTGTCACGAAAGTGCTCGAGGGGATCGCCGAAGCCCAGCGTGTCGGCCTGGGCCCGGTCAAAGTCAACATGGTCGTCAAACGCGGCACGAATGACACCGATATCGTGCCGATGGCACGGCATTTCCATGGCAGCGGTGTCGTTTTGCGCTTCATCGAATATATGGATGTCGGCACGTCGAACGGCTGGCGTATGGACGAAGTGCTGCCGTCAGCCGATGTCATCGCCCGCGTGGGCAATGCTCTGCCTGTGGAACCGCTGGAACCGAACTACCCGGGCGAGACTGCGCAGCGCTGGCGGTACCGTGACGGCGGCGGTGAAGTCGGCGTCATTTCGTCCGTCACCCGCGCTTTTTGCGGCACTTGTTCCCGTGCCCGATTGTCTACGGAAGGCAAGTTGTACCTGTGCCTTTTCGCGAGCTCGGGGTACGACTTGCGCACGCTGCTGCGTAACGGCGCGAGCGACGCGCAGATCTCGACCGTCATCGGCGATATCTGGCACGGACGCACCGACCGGTACTCGGCTTTGCGTACGGCGGCCACTGGCCTGCCGGAGAACGCACCACCGAAAGTGGAGATGTCCTACATCGGCGGATAA
- the mobA gene encoding molybdenum cofactor guanylyltransferase MobA: protein MTSAAPPALPTIHRGDMTGLILAGGRAQRMGGRDKGLQPFAGRALAAHAVERLRPQVGALLISANRNLDAYAALGADVVSDETQDFAGPLAGMLAGLRAACTEYVLTVPCDSPYFPSDLGERLGAALSAAGGRPAVPAAGRPLAAYAATAQGPHPVFALLHRSLADDLAATLSAGEHRVRAWLSRHKAVQVNFGDERPFYNINTLDDLHTDSPHAP from the coding sequence ATGACGAGCGCAGCGCCCCCGGCCCTCCCGACGATTCACCGCGGCGACATGACCGGCCTGATTCTCGCGGGCGGGCGCGCGCAGCGCATGGGCGGGCGCGACAAGGGGCTTCAGCCGTTTGCCGGGCGCGCGCTGGCGGCACACGCCGTCGAACGCCTGCGCCCGCAGGTCGGCGCATTGCTCATCAGCGCCAATCGGAATCTCGACGCCTATGCTGCGCTTGGCGCCGACGTCGTAAGCGACGAGACGCAGGACTTTGCCGGACCGCTCGCGGGGATGCTCGCAGGCTTACGCGCGGCATGTACGGAGTATGTCCTCACTGTGCCCTGCGACTCCCCCTATTTCCCCTCCGACCTCGGCGAACGCTTGGGTGCCGCACTGAGCGCCGCCGGCGGACGCCCGGCAGTCCCTGCCGCCGGGCGTCCGCTGGCGGCTTACGCCGCGACGGCACAGGGCCCGCACCCGGTGTTCGCCCTGCTCCACCGCTCGCTCGCGGACGATCTCGCCGCGACGTTGTCGGCGGGCGAGCATCGCGTGCGAGCGTGGCTGTCACGCCACAAGGCCGTACAAGTTAACTTCGGCGACGAGCGTCCGTTTTACAATATCAACACGCTGGACGACCTCCATACCGATTCGCCGCACGCCCCTTGA